ccatcatcatcttcatcttcacCCATCTCTGGGCAGATGCCCTTTCTTGTCTCTGGCAGCCGGCGGTGCTGGTAGCTGGTGAGGTATTTGTGGCAGAGGTGGCATTTGGCAGCAAGTGCAATGAGGACAGAAAGGACCACAGCTCCGAGCACAACCCCCAGCAGCACAGGCCAGGTCCGGGCTGCGATGCCTGGTCCAGGGGACATGGCTGATACTGTGGGGAGCTCCGAGGGCCCCACAAGGGCTGCAGAGAAAGGGACAGCATTATGAATGGGGCCTCAGAAGAGCCCCCTGGTGAAACGGAGAGGAATGGGGGCAGGGTccttgccccagccccagcctcagcctcagcctcaacCCAGCCCCACTTCAGTTCCCGCCCACTGCCGCTTACTTTGGTTGGTCTCACTCATGGAGTGGCTGGAAGACACCGGTGAGCCTTAGCCTTGACCAGACGGGCCCTGGCTCCAAGGAGATCCCCAGgtgccaggcagccctggggcacAGATCCTGGAACATAAGCACACGTGTGGCTGTTGGGGTGGGGGCCACAGGGCACACATTTGGGCCACACGCACAGCCACGTCAGGATGCTGCACAGACTCTGGAGACCAGACAACTCACCATAGCCAGCTGTTCACAGGAGAGAAACAAGCTGAGAAATTGGCTATTTGTAAAAGACTACTGTAGGGGCCAGCtctggaaggggctggaaaaagcaAATCATTGCTGGATCTTACACTGAACACACCTTTCGATTCAGGCACCCAGCATCCGGCCCACAGAAATCTGTGGTGTGGGGTGTAAACATTACCCCCTGCCTATATAGATGAGGACGCTGAGGCCCAGAAGGGGAAACTAACTCAGCCTAAGttccaggacttgaacccaggtctctgataccagggcccagggcccagttTGCTACACTGCGTGGTAAgctgaggatgggaggtgggggcggaggcAGTCCTGGCTCCTGGAGGTTGGGCAATAGCAATTGCTTAGAACTAACAAGCCAAAGTGGAAACCACACATGGAAGACAGTGCCAGTCCCCACCTAGGGCAGACCTGGCCCCTCTGCTCCTGAGTCAGGAGCCCCTGTCAACCCACCTCTGCCCTCAGCCCTTCAGCTACACTGCCGTCCATTCACCTGTGCCCTCGGAGGGAGGCTACATTCAGGCAGCAGCCAAATATAGACCACCTGAACCAGGAAATCATCTGGATGAGAATCACTAGGGCTGGAGAAGATCTAGAGGAGCACCTGAATTAAGGGAGTATCTGGAGGAAGATCATCTAGGCTCAGGAATACCTGGAGGAGGAGCACCCGAATCAGAGGAGTGGGCGTGGGGAGCAACACCTGAATCTGGGGAGTATCGAGAGGAAGAGTCCCTAGGTTAAGGAAGTACCTGTTGGAGGAGGACCAGCTAGGGCCGAAAATCAGGTACTTGCAGGTCGAGTGCCTGGGGAGGAGTATACAGGGTAAGAAAAAATCTAGGAGAGAAGCACCTAGTTTAAGGGAGTACTCCGCCATAGTCTCTTACACTGATACCTTAACGAGACCTCCCCTCCTGACCACCGACTTGTCGCCAAGTCCATCAGTtcttcctctaaacatctctgGAATGACTATTCCCCTCCTCTGCACCCCACTGCCACTGCCCCAGTCCAAGTCACCTTCACCTTGTACCTCAGCTCCTGCAATAACCTCCCACCTGGTCTCTCCCTGTCTCTAGTCCATTCCCCAGAGTGATGGGCCTAAAGCCCAAACCTGACTCCATCATGTCCCTGTTTCAAAATCCTTCACAAGCTCCCCATACCCAGCACTGCATGCAAATTCCTCAGCCTCACAATCCAGCACAGGGCCCTCAGGCCacactcttcttcctcttctccacagctccctcccctgcatccccccctccacacacacacacacacacacacacacacacacggacacctCCCACTTCACCCATCCGGCTTCCCAGCCACCAGCTTTTGGAGTCCACTGTCCCTCAAGGCCAAATCAGACCATGCCAGCCTGTGAGGTTGGCGCAGGACCCCCTGGGTGACCCCCTTCACTGGCCTCTGGTGAACTATAACAGTCAGAACTGGCCAGTTTACTAGATGGGCAGCTCCCTGGGGGCAAAGACTAGGCTGACTAACCTGTTCCCTGGGACTGCCAGAGAGAGCTGGGCACTGGCTGCGCAGTGCGGGCCTGGAagctgagggaaggaaggagctgAGGGTGAatccggggctgggggtggggcaggggatgtTAGAAAGGAGAGGTGAGTTATCTAGCCATTCATTAGCAAACATTCAGTAGGTGCCTACCGGGGGCCCCACAATGTGCACTGAGTCCCCCCAAAATAAGATTCTGTTAAATTGAAATGAACTGAATTCATTTTGACCTTTCTGTTTCTCCTACTCCGTTCCGACCTGCCGGTCCCCGGGAATTCTTCCCAAGGACACAGACCCACACCCACATGCTGTCGCCCCACCCGCTCAGGTCACATTTCTTCCACCAACAAACACACAGCCCCTCTGATTTCAGACATACACCCGCACTCTAATCTGTAGCTCCTTTCCAGCTCCCCGGAGCCCTCAGGCGTTTGTGggtcccccctcccagccccccagttcttcccctctgctccccacctgtAAGAATTGTGTACAAGCCAGCGGAGGAAGCTTCCGGCTGGAGCAGGCAGTGGGCGGGCCAGAACTGCCGCTCAGACTCACCTGAGGACGCAGGCACGGCAGGTGGGGCTGAAGCTGCAGGGGGGAGGCCGGAGGGCTGGGCAGCTGGCAAGCCCCCAACTAACTACGTCTTCCCAAGCTTTCTCGGAGAGCCTATCGGCGGCAggcctcactcccacccccagaatgggggggggggggcgggggggtggagaATGGGCTAGTGCAATTGCGATCctgagagggaggggctggtccAATGCGTCGTAGAAGAGGCGGACACCACAGCAGGCTGCTCAGGCTGGCAGCCCAGATTAGCAGTGAATTTCCGGTGACAGGTGCAAAGTCCAGAGTTGAAGAGGGAGTGGTGCGGGCCTGGGAGGCGGTGGGCCGTAACCAGGAGGCTGGGTGTTTGGCATtcttcccaggcaaagccagaGGGACCAAGGACACTCAACATTGCCtggaaatatgtatgtgtgtgtgtgtttgtgtgtagggAGGATGTGGAGGTCAGTGCGGAGTGTGAGTTCAGAGACACTTTCGGGAGTGTATATGTGCCTTTGGGGAGTgatggtgtgtatgtgtgtttaccTGTGTAGAGGGTGCAAGTCTTCATCTGGATCTCAAGGATCCTGTGACCCCACAAAGCTGGGTTCTGCATCTCCCTTTTGTGCTACTCCTTGTCCTTGAAGACCCAGTTCTGTCTACCCTGGCCAGCCCCGCCTCCTCCGCGCCCTGCCCACGCTTTATCTCAGCGCTTCTCTATTTATCTCGTAATGATTTCTTCCTGTgctgcctcccccaccagcccaggaGCTCTCCCAGTGTGGAGCCAAGTTCTGACAGTCTCTGGTTGGCCAGCACTTGGCACACGGCAGGCTCTCCGTGAATATCTACGGGAGGAAGGATTGCGTGAGCTAAGCCGTGCAGGCGCAGGAATTCACAGGGACCCTCAGGCCACAACCGAGCAAGGATGGTGCCTGGGGGTGCACGCGGGTAAGCCGGAACTGCGCTGCGAAGTGGAGGGCCTTGTAGGACGCTGGATATCTCAGCGTGGAATCTGAACTCTTACTACCAGTGGTTCCTTTCtacctctcccccctcctctggcGCCTACCTTTCACACTGTCTCCTCTGGTCTCACCAGCCCATTCTCCACTCCTGGAACCCACCACCTTCTCATCTCCCAGGACCTACATGCCCTGTTCCGGAAACCCCTGATTTCCCCCAACCCtcacctccagctcctcccccccCTTGTCTATCACCCCCCACCTGGCTGGTTTTCCTCCCAGGCCTGCTCATCACTCAGACTCTGGTTTAGGTGCCTCTTTCTACAGGTGGCTGTCCCTAACCAGCTCTTCCTGGCCTGGGTCCCCCCTCCCATCCTCTGTGCCCGGAGGACCCTGGcacttctcccccttccccctgacTACACGGTACagcaattttctctttattttacagGGCTTCTTATAAGCCTGGAAACTCTGGGGGTAGGGTCTGTGTCTGTCTGGTTCCCCTTCAAGCCCCCAATATCTAAAATGGCAATAGTAAATActtatgaaataaatgaatgggaggAAAGTGAATACTACCCGGGATGGGACAACGAGGAGTCAGGAagttttggagttttgttttgcttttaaagtaCGGAAACCACAGGATTCAAAAGATCTGAACCCTGCTGAGCACCTCCTGTCCTAGGTACTGtgctgttttttggggggttttttcaAATTGAGGTATTCATATAACATAACCTAATTCACATCATGACAAATtcaccattttagccatttttagtGCATAATTtggtggcatttagtacattcaaaAAGTTTTACAACCATcaccaaaatattttcatcacacCTGAAGGATATCCCCTGCCCATTAACCAGTCACTCCTCATTGCCTCCTCCCCCCAGGCTCTAGCAACCACAGAGTTGATTTCTGCCTCTATAGACTTagctattctggatatttcatacaaatgaaatcatatctGTGCCAGCTTTTGAATGAACTGTTTCACTTAACCTTCATAACTACACTATTAGATAGTAATTCACCCCTTAACAGATGAAGGAAATAAGGCCATAAGAAGGGAATTTGCATGAAGTccccagaagaaaataaatacacctggctggtgtagctcagtggattgagcgcaggcctgcaaaccaaggaactgctagttcaattcccagtcagggcacatgcctgggttgcatgccaggtccccagtaggaggcacgcgggaggcaaccacacactgatgtttctctccctctctttctccttcccttcccctctctctaaaaataaataaataaaatcttaaaaaagaaaataaatacatgtctgCACATCTATCAGTCAGTCCTTTATTCAATGACCATTCACTGACCACCCATCACAGAGCCACAGTCACCCATGGGCATGCGTGGCAAAACAGCAGAGGACAACCTGTTGGGAGCATTGGGTGTCCCCACGGCATGGAGAGCAGGGAGCACCCACTGACCCCACAGCCTGGGGTTTGGTGCTCTGAACAGCCTCTACAACCTTTCGTGGCAGCCCTGGCAACCGTGTGGCTGGCACGGTGCTTGCCAGCTGCTGGGGATGGAGTTCAGCCACCATACGACTTTCATTCTGGTGGGGAAGACAATACacacataaagaaataaataagattacTTGCAATAATATggagtgctatgaagaaaatggCTTCATGTGATAGGGAGTTGTGGAGGGAGCTGCTACTTTACCTGAGTTGGAAAAAGAGGGGTCTCCCTGAAGAGGGCATGTGGGAGCTGAGACCTGAGCGAGAGTGAGACAGCAACCGTGCTCTTCTGGGGGAAGAGCCttccagaaagaggaaacagCCAGGACAAAGACTGAGAGGAGCATGGTTGGGGTGTTCAAGCAGCATCAGGAGGCTCGCTGGACAGAGCACAGTCAGTGGGGGACAAGGGCGGAGCTGCGTCGGGGACCCGGCAGCTCCCGCGGGGCCTCACCAGGTCCTTCCCTCCCTGAGGTGGGAAGCCACTGATGATCTAAAGAAGCAGAGGATGCAGGGACTGTCCTCCAGCTTCTGCATGAAGAATGGATGAGAGGAGGCCAGAGTCAAAGCAGGGGGCCAGTTAAGACGCTGctgctgccctccaggagagagggagggtggccTCGGGATGCCCGGGCGGAAGTGGGGAGAAGTGCTCAGACTCTAGGCATATTTTGAAGATGACTACATGATTTGCTGACTCAGTGTGgagtttgagaaaaagaaaagaaccaagaATAACTCCACAGAGTTTTGACTCTTTTAGAAGCTACTAAGATAAAGTTGTCATTTACTTGAGTGtcagggtgtggggaggaggaggagcagagggagacTGAGGCGTGGCCAGTGGCACAGTGGGAGGCAGGCAGTGAGAGAAGAGacctggaggtggggggcggggggcggggggaggaagtACAGggggcagaagtaacacctgcttgagtgagGTTGctagggcaataatatgggtgtagtaatttatagttttaatttgaacatttcacccaaaatgccatatggtgtgcttgagtgtgatattgttatgttacagaattccatgcttatgattttgtaataaaccaggggcgttatttgtgctggaccctgtatttcaaGGGCAGGGGCT
This Phyllostomus discolor isolate MPI-MPIP mPhyDis1 chromosome 5, mPhyDis1.pri.v3, whole genome shotgun sequence DNA region includes the following protein-coding sequences:
- the C5H1orf210 gene encoding type III endosome membrane protein TEMP — encoded protein: MSETNQTLVGPSELPTVSAMSPGPGIAARTWPVLLGVVLGAVVLSVLIALAAKCHLCHKYLTSYQHRRLPETRKGICPEMGEDEDDDGFIEDNYIQPGTGGLGMQGSRNHFSL